The sequence AGTTGTTTTCTTCTTTCACAGCATCAAGAATAGCTTCAAACTTGGACTTTTCCACCTCCATGACAACATCGCTGAACATTTGAATAAATCTTCTATAGCTGTCATATGCGAATCTTTCATTATTGGTAAGCTTTGCAAGACCTACAACAACTTCATCATTAAGTCCGAGATTTAATATGGTATCCATCATACCGGGCATTGATACTCTGGCACCGGAACGAACGGAAACAAGAAACGGATTTGATGGGTCACCGAATTTCTTCCCGACAATCTCTTCAAGCTTCTCCATAGTTCTGTATATTTCATCTTCTATTTCCTTGGCAATGACTTTTCCATCTTGATAGTAGCGTGTACAAGCTTCCGTGGTAATGGTAAAACCTCTGGGTACCGGAAGTCCCAAACTTGTCATTTCTGCAAGATTGGCACCTTTTCCTCCAAGCAGGTCTCTCATTGATGCATTGCCTTCACTAAACAAATACACATACTTTGCCATAAAAAAACCTCCCATTTATTTATTTTTTCTTTATGTATGTAGGAAAGCATATAAACGCAAATACTTTCCTAAATAAGCGCTTGAAGTTTGAAAAAAGACTTGTCAGGAATAAATTCATACCAACTCATTTAAAATTATAACATAATAATAGTATTTTTCATTATTATTTTTGCTAAAATATGCAATATTCCTTTTTGTAACCCTCAAGTTCAAAAAAATTTTTCTTTTTAGAAAAATTTTCTTGGACACATATTTATAAATTACCCAAAAAAATATAATTTCATACAACGTTTTGAAAGCAGATTAAACATCTTTACAAAATCACAATTTTGTTATATAATAACATTGAATTAATATAAATTTTCCCTTGTTATCGCTTCATGTCAATGCTTCATTGTTACATCCTCTTTTTCGGCTGCCCGTGGCGACTTTCACTATGAAGACTTAGGATCGCAAGCAATTTATTCAACAAAAAACACAAAATAATCCTTGAAAGGAAAGGAGATTTATTTTGTGCGTATGTCTTATTGACTCAAAAACCGGACAAGCAACCTTTTCTCTTCAATGGCACATAACGGCAAAATGCGATCAAAAATGCAAACATTGCTATATGTATGACTCTCCTTTTTACGAATCTGAGAAAAACAATGAACTTTCGCTGTCAGACTGCAAGGCAATAATAGACGATTTTCTTGACACCAAAGGCCTTAAAAAAGGAGGTATATATTTTACAGGAGGCGATCCGCTGCTTCGCGATGACTTCTTTGACATTCTTGAATATACGGCCGGTAAAAACATTTTTCCGTTGGGTATAGCCGGAAACTCATATCATCTGGATTTTACGACTGCCCTGCGACTTAAAAGATATGGTGTGACCATGTATCAGATAAGTCTTGACGGACTTAGAGAAACCCATGACTATTTCAGGAAACCCGGAAGTTTCGATGATGCTTTAAGAGCCTATGAAGTACTGAAAAAAGCAGGCATTCAAGCCATGTGCATGTTTACCCTGAGCAAAAAGAATATGAACCAGTTGACTGAGGTTATAAGGCTTGCGGCTGAAATTGGTCTTGACGGTTTTGATTTTGACAGAATTGTACCGGTTGGTTCTGCCCAAGATATGAAAGAAGAAGTAATTGACCCTTTGGAATACAAAGAACTTCTGCTGGAAGTTGACAATGAGTATAAAAAGCTTCGGGCAAAAGGCTGCCGCACTCAATTTGGGTATAAAGACAATCTGTGGGGCTTGCTGCTTGACAATGAGACATTGATTTCAACCCAAAACCTTGTACCCGAAGGTTACAGCCTTAAAAGGGGCTGCCTTATAGGCAAGGCTGTGCTTTGTATATTAGCCGACGGCAGCGTAATGGCCTGCAGGCGCCTTCCGGTAGTGATAGGCAAGCTCCCGGAGCAGCGTATTCGTGAAATATTTTTCGAATCACCGGCTTTAAATGAACTAAAAAGAAGCGACAGACTTTCAAAATGCAGTTCCTGCGTAAATCTTGAAAACTGCGGAGGCTGCAGAGCCATTGCCTATGCCTGTTTGGGTGACTGCTTTGGAGAAGATCCAAGCTGCTGGTTGTAGAAATCTGATAAATGGGGTAAATAGCTATGCCGTTGCTTAAAAAACTGTGTGAAAACATCACCAACGTCATTAAAGAAAGAGTAAAAGACATAGACGATGAAAAGGCGGAAATCATAAATTACGGCCTGTATCTATGGATTGCAGACATAATAAAACTGGCCATAATATTTACAGCAGCTTGTTTGCTGAGGGTTTTCAAACTTGCCGTTGTCTTTGTTGTTTGCTTCGGACTGCTTAGAATCTTCGCAGGAGGCTCCCATGCCAAAACTTTTTGGGGCTGCCTTCTTACAAACAGCGCCATAACCTTTGGTTCAGTCTATTTATCCCTGCTGCTGTCTTCTATAAAACCAATTTTTCTGTTCATGCTTGTTATGCCGTTTTGCGCTGTAGTACTATACCTTTACGCACCGGCAGACCATGAAAACAAACCTGTGGTTAGTAAAAAACAAAAAAGAAAATTAAAAATTGTCGCTTACATGGTACTTATTGCGGAATACCTGATATCTCTTTCAATAACCCAAAATACTTTTTCCAACGTTATTATTCTTTCGACCTTGTTTGTTTGCCTGGGTATGCTCCCTGTTACGTATAAAATAATGGGAGCCCGCCATGGAAACGGGCTCTGAACAAACAATACAATAAAAAACAAAAGAAAGGAAAGGTGGTTTTTATGTTAAGGGCACTGAAAGCATTAAAAAGAAGCGACCTGTTGGCTCTGTTGCTGGGATGGTTATCTGTAATTGCAATTTTCATTGCCCAAGCTTCTTCAAACAGCTGCACTTCATGGGCAATAGAGCAGCCAAAAATTCCTAAATCATTAATCAAACAAGACTAAACCAGACAGTCAATTAATTACTACAGAGCTCGGGATGTTTTATTCCCGAGCTTTTCATTTTTTCGCTGCAAAGTTTTGTTTTCTTTCCGCACATGCTCAAAGATTAATAATTAATTCTTGTCTGAATTTTGAATCATCCGCACATGTATTCAATATTACGTTTTTATATTTTGAAACTATATCATTTACAATTCCAAGGCCCAAGCCCCGTCCTTCTCCTTTTGTCGAGTATCCCTTCTCATAGATCATAGTTACGTCAACCTTCTCGTTAATTCCGTTCAGCACAATAAAGGTTAGAGCTCTTTCTTCCCTTTTCATAAACACTTCAACTTTTTTCTCCACGCTGTCTTTAGCAGCCTCTATGGCGTTATCCAAAAGAATGCCAAGCACTTCACAGAATTCAGATATCTTCATCTTTACCTCATCAATTTCCCCTTCAGTAATCACCCTGAAATCAACACCCATTTTTTTTGCATATTCATACTTTGCCATTATAAGCCCCAAGATACCGGCGCTCTTGATATTTAGCGATGTTAAATTGTCCAAAAAGCTTACTTTGCCTATTTCAGAACATATTTCATTGTAATATCTTTCCACCTGACACCATTTTTTGTTTTTTATATATCCTCCAAACACTGCCAGAATATTGTTGTAATTGTGTTTAAATCTCCTTAAGTCATTTATTATGGACTGCAGCGCCTGATTATAAAATTTCTGATATTCAAGCTCCTGATTACTTGCCTCGAGCCTGAAAAAGGTATTGGTATAAAATATGGAAAACGTCAAAAATACAATAAGCATTGTCACACTTATCATGCTCGTTACGCCGTCTGCCGAATCGCCGAATTCTATATAATAATAAAAATTCAACGTGATTATGACAAATTGAAGCAATATATAAATTAAGTAGTTCTTGTATGCTTTTGCCTTAATCTCCGGCGGGAAGCAAGAAAACAGCTTAAAGGTTTTTATCAAGTACAGCATAATTATTACCATCATATTAATTATTGCAAAAGCAATAATTGTATATATCAATGAGCTTTTAATCTCTTTAAGTTCAATGCCAAAACATCTGAAAGCAAAAATCGCTATGAAATTTCCTATTGCAAGGAACAAATTATAAACAAATTCGGAAATAGTCCCTTTAAATATGTTCAGCCCGAAAAAAAACTTAAGCAGCAATATTGACGTCAGCGTTGTAAAAACAGTTCTAAATATCATTGCAAGGCTGGGAGAAAGCTTCGCCAAACCATAATTTGCAACTGCAACAATTGCTCCTGAAACAGCGACAAAGGATGCTGTATACAAAAACAATGACTTTGCATCAATTTTAATATTAAAAATAATTCGTGCAGTAAACACTGTTAAAATCGCAGCACCGGCCACTGTCACAAAATTGTCAATAATAAATCTTAATATTCCTTGCAACCAGATTCCCCCCGGGTTACATATGATTTATACACGTCCATGTCACTAATCTATATTTTCAATATTATAATACAATTAAATTGGCTTGAACGCAAAACATAATTATATAAAAAAGGATATTACCTACAATCCCAGTAATATCCCTTTTCTTTAGCAATATGTTCAAAGTTTAGAAATCAAATTTCCCTTCAAAATACGAAAGTAGTTCGTCAATTTTAATCCTAACCTGCTGCATGGAGTCTCTGTCTCTTACGGTAACACACCTGTCGTTCAGGGAATCAAAGTCAAAGGTTACGCAATAAGGTGTGCCTATCTCATCCTGTCTTCTGTATCTCTTTCCTATACTTCCTGTCTCATCATATTCACAGTTGTATTTTTTAATGAGCATTTCATAAATCTTATATGCCTCATCTCCAAGCTTTTTAGAAAGAGGAAGCACAGCTATTTTTACCGGCGCTATGGCAGGATGGAAGCGCAGCACAACCCTTATATCCCCTTCTTCCACTTCTTCCTCGTCATACGCATCGCAGAGGAAAACCAAAGCAACTCTGTCTGCACCGAGAGACGGTTCAATACAGTACGGTATGTATTTTCTATTGGTGTTCGGGTCAAAGTAGGACAAATCCTCTTTCGAATGCTCTGCATGCTGTCTTAAGTCAAAGTCGGTTCTGTCTGCAATTCCCCACAGCTCTCCCCAGCCAAACGGGAACAGGTATTCAATATCGGTTGTGGCATTGCTGTAGTGGGACAGTTCCTCCTTTGAATGGTCACGCATCCTCAGGTTTTCCTTTTTAATGTTTAGGCTCAATAACCAGTTGAAGCAGAAATTCTTCCAGTATTCAAACCACTCAAGGTCTGTTCCCGGCTCACAGAAAAACTCCAGCTCCATTTGTTCAAACTCACGGGTTCTGAAAATAAAGTTTCCGGGAGTTATTTCGTTTCTGAAAGACTTTCCTATCTGTCCAATACCAAAGGGTATCTTTTTTCTTGTTGTTCTCTGAACATTTTTAAAGTTCACAAATATACCCTGGGCTGTTTCCGGCCTTAAATATATCTCGGATTTGGAATCCTCAGTCACTCCCTGGAAAGTTTTAAACATAAGGTTAAACTTCCTGATATCGGTAAAGTTTTTTCCGCCACACTCAGGACAGGTTACACCCTTTTCCCTGATATAATTCATAAGCATTTCATTGGACCAGCCGTCAACCTTGACATTTTCATTGTTTTTAAGATTCCATTCCTCTATCATTTTGTCCGCCCTGTGACGTGTTTTACATTCTTTACAGTCAATCAGGGGGTCGCTGAAACCGCCTACATGTCCCGATGCAACCCACACCTGAGGATTCATGAGTATTGCACAGTCAACACCCACATTGTAAGGGTTTTCCTGAACAAATTTCTTCCACCATGCCTTTTTTATATTGTTTTTAAGCTCCACTCCAAGAGGTCCGTAATCCCATGAATTTGCCAAACCGCCGTATATTTCAGAGCCGGGATAAATAAATCCTCGGTT comes from Acetivibrio thermocellus ATCC 27405 and encodes:
- a CDS encoding glycine--tRNA ligase translates to MEVKKTMEKIVALAKNRGFIYPGSEIYGGLANSWDYGPLGVELKNNIKKAWWKKFVQENPYNVGVDCAILMNPQVWVASGHVGGFSDPLIDCKECKTRHRADKMIEEWNLKNNENVKVDGWSNEMLMNYIREKGVTCPECGGKNFTDIRKFNLMFKTFQGVTEDSKSEIYLRPETAQGIFVNFKNVQRTTRKKIPFGIGQIGKSFRNEITPGNFIFRTREFEQMELEFFCEPGTDLEWFEYWKNFCFNWLLSLNIKKENLRMRDHSKEELSHYSNATTDIEYLFPFGWGELWGIADRTDFDLRQHAEHSKEDLSYFDPNTNRKYIPYCIEPSLGADRVALVFLCDAYDEEEVEEGDIRVVLRFHPAIAPVKIAVLPLSKKLGDEAYKIYEMLIKKYNCEYDETGSIGKRYRRQDEIGTPYCVTFDFDSLNDRCVTVRDRDSMQQVRIKIDELLSYFEGKFDF
- a CDS encoding radical SAM protein; protein product: MCVCLIDSKTGQATFSLQWHITAKCDQKCKHCYMYDSPFYESEKNNELSLSDCKAIIDDFLDTKGLKKGGIYFTGGDPLLRDDFFDILEYTAGKNIFPLGIAGNSYHLDFTTALRLKRYGVTMYQISLDGLRETHDYFRKPGSFDDALRAYEVLKKAGIQAMCMFTLSKKNMNQLTEVIRLAAEIGLDGFDFDRIVPVGSAQDMKEEVIDPLEYKELLLEVDNEYKKLRAKGCRTQFGYKDNLWGLLLDNETLISTQNLVPEGYSLKRGCLIGKAVLCILADGSVMACRRLPVVIGKLPEQRIREIFFESPALNELKRSDRLSKCSSCVNLENCGGCRAIAYACLGDCFGEDPSCWL
- a CDS encoding cyclic lactone autoinducer peptide; the protein is MLRALKALKRSDLLALLLGWLSVIAIFIAQASSNSCTSWAIEQPKIPKSLIKQD
- a CDS encoding sensor histidine kinase, which encodes MQGILRFIIDNFVTVAGAAILTVFTARIIFNIKIDAKSLFLYTASFVAVSGAIVAVANYGLAKLSPSLAMIFRTVFTTLTSILLLKFFFGLNIFKGTISEFVYNLFLAIGNFIAIFAFRCFGIELKEIKSSLIYTIIAFAIINMMVIIMLYLIKTFKLFSCFPPEIKAKAYKNYLIYILLQFVIITLNFYYYIEFGDSADGVTSMISVTMLIVFLTFSIFYTNTFFRLEASNQELEYQKFYNQALQSIINDLRRFKHNYNNILAVFGGYIKNKKWCQVERYYNEICSEIGKVSFLDNLTSLNIKSAGILGLIMAKYEYAKKMGVDFRVITEGEIDEVKMKISEFCEVLGILLDNAIEAAKDSVEKKVEVFMKREERALTFIVLNGINEKVDVTMIYEKGYSTKGEGRGLGLGIVNDIVSKYKNVILNTCADDSKFRQELIINL
- a CDS encoding accessory gene regulator AgrB; this encodes MPLLKKLCENITNVIKERVKDIDDEKAEIINYGLYLWIADIIKLAIIFTAACLLRVFKLAVVFVVCFGLLRIFAGGSHAKTFWGCLLTNSAITFGSVYLSLLLSSIKPIFLFMLVMPFCAVVLYLYAPADHENKPVVSKKQKRKLKIVAYMVLIAEYLISLSITQNTFSNVIILSTLFVCLGMLPVTYKIMGARHGNGL